GAACCCTTCAGGGTCGCGCGGGTGGGCGCGTCAGAGTCGTGACAGGCGGCGCGTGCCACACTGATGGGCAAGTTGAACGACCATGCCACCGACGCGCAGCGGCAGATCATCCGGTACCGGTCCCTGGTGCAGGTGACGGCCGCGCTGGCCCGGCACGTGCGCACGGACGACCTGCTGCGCGCCATGCACGTGCAGGTGCAGGCGCTGTTCGACACGCCCATCACGCTGCTGGCCCGCCGGACCGCGCAGGGCGGCTGGCACTGCCTGACGCTGGAAAGCAACAACCTCTCGGAGCAGTTCATTGGCCTGCGTCCCGACGGGCTGCTGGAGCGGGTGCTGGAGGGTCGCCTGCGGCTGGAGAACAACCTGCCGGTGTACCTGGAACGCGAGCGGCTGGGTATCGTGCGGGTGCATCACCGGTCGGACCTGCCGTACACGCTGTCGTGGATGGGCGTGCCGCTTCAGGCGGGCGTGGTGACGGGCGTGCTGTCGGTGCAGAGTTACGCCCTGAACGCCTTCACGTCCGAGGACCTGGAATTCCTGGAGTTGCTGGGCGTGCACCTGAGCATCGCGCTGGAGAACGCCGCGCTGCACGAACGGGTGGAACGCGAGGCGCACACGGACCCCCTGACGGGCCTGTGGAACCGCCGCCGGTTCACGGAGCGCAGCGAGGCGGCGCTGCTGGACGTGCGCCGGGGCGAACCGTACACGCTGGCCGTGATGGACCTGCAGGGATTCAAGGCCGTGAACGACGAGTTCGGGCACGATGCGGGCGACCGGGTGCTGGTGCAGATGGGCGGCCTGCTGGACCGCCTGACGCTGGAGGGCGTGCACGTGTTCCGGCTGGGCGGCGACGAGTTCGCGGCGCTGCTGCCCTGCCCGGAGTCGGCGGCGCTGCTGAGCCTGCGCGCCCTGCTGGACGACCTGAACGCGCAGGCGTGGTCGGTGCCGACGCCGCGCCTGAACATCGGGCTGGCCCCGGCGTACCCGCAGGATTCCGTGAGTGACTGGGTGCGCCGCGCCGACGCGCGCATGTACGGCGCCAAGCGGCAGCGGCAGTCACTGATCGAATGACCGGCGCTGATCAAGTGACCGGGCCAGGCGCAGGGTGCCGCGCGAGGGGACCGGGCTGGGGGTGTGGGGCGTGAATTCCTTCCGGGCGTGGGCGGGCCGGGTGCGCTACGCTGGGGGCGTGAAGCCGGAATCCGTTCGTTCTGAAACAGAATCCACGCGGACGGACGACCCGTTCGCCCCCACCGACCAGCCCACCCCGACCCCACACCCTGCCCCGCCCGAACCGCCTGCTGACCAGCCCGAGGTATGGACCGTGGACGGCATCGAACAGACCCCGCACGGCCCGGTCGCGCGACTGGAACGCCCGGACGGGCAGACCGTGGACCGCCCCCTGACCGACCTGCCCCCCGGCCTGCGCGAGGGTGACCTGCTGAGCGTCACGGACGGCCCCGACGGCGTCACCCTGCGTCCCGCCGTGCGCGCCCTGCCCGCGCAGAGTGCCGCGCGCCGCGCCGACATGCAGGCCACCCTGGACACCCTGAACGAACAGGGCCGCGACCGGCTGGCCCGCGATCCGGCACGCCACCCACTGTCAGCGACCCTGCCAGCCAATGATGGAGAGATCGACCTGTGAGCCCCAGCACTCCCAGAAAACCGGGTTCCGAACAGCCCGAGAAGAAGACCCGCCCCGGCAAAGCGACCCCGGCGACAAAGGCGGCCTCCGCGAAGGCCAGCGATGCGAAGGGCAGCGGTGCGAGGGCCAGCAGTGCAAGGAGCGGCAGCACGAAGGCCAGCAACACGAAGGCCAGCGGTGCCAAGGCCAGTGCCAGTGGTGCGAAGGCAGGCGCCCGCACGGGCCGCCGCGCCGGGAAGGGCCGCCCCGGCACCAGTTCCTCGGACCTGCTGGGCCTGCTGGTCCTGATCGTGACCGGCAGCCTCGCCGCGTGCGGCTGGATCCGCAACCAGGGCGGCAGCGACGCGCCCGGCGGGCCAGTCACGACCGCCCCGGACGGCGCGCAGGTCACCATCCGCTTTCTGGACGTGGGGCAGGGCGACGCCATCCTGATCCGCAGCCCGGAAGGGAAGACCGCCCTGATCGACGGGGGCCGCAGCGCCGCCCGCCTCACGGACGCCCTGAAGCAGTACGGCGTGACCCGCCTGGACCTGATGATCGCCACGCACGCCGACGCCGACCACATCGCCGGACTGGTCCCGGCCGCCGCCCTGAATCCCCGCGTGTTCATCAACAACGGCCTGGGCGGCACCACCCAGACCTGGGAGCGACTCGTGGCGGCCCTGCAGGACGTGAACGCCACGTTCGTCAAGGCCAGCAACCAGACCGTGAACCTGGGCAGCGTGAAACTGCGCGTGCTGGCCCCACCACCCGGCATGCCGGACGAGCAGAACACCAACAGCGTCGGCCTGGCCGTGCAGTTCGGGGAGTTCCGCGCCCTGATGACCGGCGACAGCGAAACCCCGGAAACCGAGGGCTGGCTGGCGCAGGAACGCGCGGACGTGCGCGGCCCCTTCCAGGTGTACAAGAGCATTCACCACGGCGCCAGCAACGGCGACAGCGCCGCGTGGCTGGCCAGCGTCAGACCGCAGAACGTGGTCATCAGCGTCGGGCAGAACAGTTACGGGCACCCGACCGACGCGGCGCTGCGCCTGTACCGCCAGAGCGGCGCGCGGGTGTACCGCACCGACCGTCAGGGCACCGTGACCTTCCAGGGCCGCGCCGACGGCACGTACACCGCCGAAACCGAACGCTGACCGCCCGGAATCCGCATCATGCGGACTCCGATTGAAGGGGCTACAAAGACCCTTCAATCCGAGCGGATGCGAGTGTGAGCAAAGCGGGTTCCGGACGTGGAGTTGGCAGATCAGTGGTGTTCCGATCTGTCAACCTCGGGTGCTAGGGGATACTGGAAAGCAGGACATGTCCCACACGGCTTTTTTGGAGATAGAGCCTGACGGGCGTTCTCCTTCAGGCGTATTCGGTGCCGACTGTTTGTCCAATAGCTAATGAGTGAAATTGTGGTGCGTCACTTGAGATGGAGAAGCTCGACGAAAGACTCCGACTGGCACGCAATTTTCTCAATCGGTGCCAAATGTGACGCAGCACGAACCCCTAGCACCCGAGGTTGTCAACGAAACAAACGGAATCCGTATCAGGGTCCGTCCGGAGCGGGCGCGGGTGCGGGCGGGCGGGTCGCCTCGATCAGCGCGATGACTCGATCAGCGCGATGAACTGCTCGACGACATTCGGGTCGAAGTGCGTGCCGCTCTGCGCGCGGATCTCGGCGACGGCCGCCTCGTGCGACCACGCCTCCTTGTACGGGCGGACGTGCGTGAGGGCGTCGTACACGTCGCACACCGCGAAGATCCGCGCGGGCAGCGGAATGGCCTCGCCCGCCAGTCCGTCCGGGTAGCCCTGACCGTCCCAGCGTTCATGGTGCGAGCGGATGACGTCCAGCGTGGCGGGCATCAGGCCCGACAGGCGGTGCGCGATCTCGTACCCGCGTTCGGCGTGGTGCCGCATGACCTGCCACTCCTGCGCGTCCAGCGGGCCGGGCTTGCGCAGAATGGCGTCGGGGATGACCAGCTTCCCGATGTCATGCAGCGACGCACCCTGGCGCAGCGCGTCCAGTTTCGCGTCGTGCAGTCCGAGCTGCTGCCCCAGCCGCGCCGAGAGATCCACGACCCGCGCAGTGTGCCCGGCCGTTTCCAGGTCGCGTTCCTCCAGCGCCACGCCCAGCGCCAGCAGTCCCCCCTGCAGGGCGCTGCGGACACTCTCGACCGCCTGGAGCCGCTCGAAGGTATGCCCCAGCCGCGAGGCGACCGCCTCGGTCAGGCGGCGCGCCTGCGGCGTGACGACCCGCCACGACCCGAACTGCAGCAGGCCCAGCACGCCCATCACGCGGCCCCCGTACCGCACGGGCACCAGCAGCGTGCTTTTCAGTCCGGCCCGCACCCAGGCGTCCAGCGCGCCGGGCTCGTCGGGGTAATCGTTGCTCCAGCGGGCGGCGCTGTCCGCGATGACCTGCCCGGTCAGGCCCGTCCCGGCGTGGTAGGCCTGTCCGCGCAGCGCCTGCACGGCGCCGGGCGGCAGGTCGCCGCTCAGTTCGCGCAGCACGAACGCCTCGCCCGTCCGTTCGAGGTACACGCTGCCGTGAAAGTCCAGTACCTGCCGCGCCAGCATCAGGCCCTCGCCCAGCACCTCCTGCGGGGTTTCCAGTTGCTCCAGGCGGGACGTGAACTCCTCGACGCTGGGGCCCAGTCGCCCGCCGCCCCGCTGCTCGGCGTCACGGCGCTGCGTTTCCTTGTGCTCGTACATGGCGGCGTCGGCCAGTGCCAGCGCCCGCTCCAGGGACGACGCGCCCTCCACGGCACTCACGCCGAACGCGAAGGGCGGCAGCGGCTCGCCCGGCGCTTCCAGCAGCGCCAGCGCCCGCCCGGCCACCCCGGCCGCCTGCGCGGCACTCAGGGCCGGGAGCAGCATCACGAACTCGTCGCCGCCCCAGCGGGCCACCAGTCCCAGCGGTTCCGTGACCTCCAGCAGCGCCAGCGCCACGCGCCGCAGGTGGGCGTCCCCGGCGGCGTGCCCGCCCAGGTCATTGATGACCTTCAGGCGGTTGAGATCCAGCACGACCACGCTCAGCGGCCCCTGCCCGGTCCAGTGCACGTACTGCCGCGCCAGCCCCGCGCGGTTCCACAGGCCGGTCAGGGAATCGCGTTCCTCCCGTTCCCGCTGCGCCTGCCCCTCGCGTTCCAGCGTCCGCGCCCGTTTCAGGCTGCGCCGCAACCGCGCCGAGAGCAGCGCGGCCGTCACCAGCGACAGCAGCAGCGTCAGGGCGCCCAGCAGCGCCGCCAGTTGCAGGCTCACGCGGGCACTCCAGGTCTGCCGGGTGCGCAGCGCGGCCGTCATGCCTTCCAGCCGGTCCGAGAGCGGGTCCACGCGCGCCCTGTCCAGCGCGCGGGCCGCGGCCAGGTCGCCCCGGCGGATCAGCGTGAGTTCCTGCGTGGTCGCCTCGCGGGACTCGCGCAGCGCGCCCGACGCCGCCTGCAGGGTCACCCCGGCGGGCAGTGGCGGGCGGGGCAGCGGCAGCCAGCGCAGGGGCCGGGGTCCGTCCTCGCGGCGCGCGGCGCGCAGCAACTCGGTTTCCTGCTGCCGCGCGGCCTGAAGGCTGCCGCGCACCTCGGCCCAGTACTCGCCGTCCAGCGGGTCGCCGCTCACGGCCCGCCACTCCAGCGCGTCCAGCTGGCGTGCCAGGCTGGTGGTGTCGGCCAGCAGCAGCAGCGTCCGCTGGTGCCCGGCCGCCTCGCGGATCACCAGGACGCTCAGGGACACGCTGAGCAGCGTCAGGCCCAGCAGCGTGAACATCCACCACGGCGCGCCCAGCAGCGCCTCTCGCAGCCCGTGCCGGATGGCG
The Deinococcus seoulensis DNA segment above includes these coding regions:
- a CDS encoding DUF3006 domain-containing protein, with translation MKPESVRSETESTRTDDPFAPTDQPTPTPHPAPPEPPADQPEVWTVDGIEQTPHGPVARLERPDGQTVDRPLTDLPPGLREGDLLSVTDGPDGVTLRPAVRALPAQSAARRADMQATLDTLNEQGRDRLARDPARHPLSATLPANDGEIDL
- a CDS encoding ComEC/Rec2 family competence protein, which gives rise to MSPSTPRKPGSEQPEKKTRPGKATPATKAASAKASDAKGSGARASSARSGSTKASNTKASGAKASASGAKAGARTGRRAGKGRPGTSSSDLLGLLVLIVTGSLAACGWIRNQGGSDAPGGPVTTAPDGAQVTIRFLDVGQGDAILIRSPEGKTALIDGGRSAARLTDALKQYGVTRLDLMIATHADADHIAGLVPAAALNPRVFINNGLGGTTQTWERLVAALQDVNATFVKASNQTVNLGSVKLRVLAPPPGMPDEQNTNSVGLAVQFGEFRALMTGDSETPETEGWLAQERADVRGPFQVYKSIHHGASNGDSAAWLASVRPQNVVISVGQNSYGHPTDAALRLYRQSGARVYRTDRQGTVTFQGRADGTYTAETER
- a CDS encoding HD domain-containing phosphohydrolase, producing the protein MTRAAIRHGLREALLGAPWWMFTLLGLTLLSVSLSVLVIREAAGHQRTLLLLADTTSLARQLDALEWRAVSGDPLDGEYWAEVRGSLQAARQQETELLRAARREDGPRPLRWLPLPRPPLPAGVTLQAASGALRESREATTQELTLIRRGDLAAARALDRARVDPLSDRLEGMTAALRTRQTWSARVSLQLAALLGALTLLLSLVTAALLSARLRRSLKRARTLEREGQAQREREERDSLTGLWNRAGLARQYVHWTGQGPLSVVVLDLNRLKVINDLGGHAAGDAHLRRVALALLEVTEPLGLVARWGGDEFVMLLPALSAAQAAGVAGRALALLEAPGEPLPPFAFGVSAVEGASSLERALALADAAMYEHKETQRRDAEQRGGGRLGPSVEEFTSRLEQLETPQEVLGEGLMLARQVLDFHGSVYLERTGEAFVLRELSGDLPPGAVQALRGQAYHAGTGLTGQVIADSAARWSNDYPDEPGALDAWVRAGLKSTLLVPVRYGGRVMGVLGLLQFGSWRVVTPQARRLTEAVASRLGHTFERLQAVESVRSALQGGLLALGVALEERDLETAGHTARVVDLSARLGQQLGLHDAKLDALRQGASLHDIGKLVIPDAILRKPGPLDAQEWQVMRHHAERGYEIAHRLSGLMPATLDVIRSHHERWDGQGYPDGLAGEAIPLPARIFAVCDVYDALTHVRPYKEAWSHEAAVAEIRAQSGTHFDPNVVEQFIALIESSR
- a CDS encoding GGDEF domain-containing protein produces the protein MNDHATDAQRQIIRYRSLVQVTAALARHVRTDDLLRAMHVQVQALFDTPITLLARRTAQGGWHCLTLESNNLSEQFIGLRPDGLLERVLEGRLRLENNLPVYLERERLGIVRVHHRSDLPYTLSWMGVPLQAGVVTGVLSVQSYALNAFTSEDLEFLELLGVHLSIALENAALHERVEREAHTDPLTGLWNRRRFTERSEAALLDVRRGEPYTLAVMDLQGFKAVNDEFGHDAGDRVLVQMGGLLDRLTLEGVHVFRLGGDEFAALLPCPESAALLSLRALLDDLNAQAWSVPTPRLNIGLAPAYPQDSVSDWVRRADARMYGAKRQRQSLIE